The window GGCTCCGGCAGCCGCCTCTACCCCCTGACGCTCGCCCTCAGCAAGCAGCTCGTCCCGATCTACAACAAGCCGATGATCTATTACCCGCTCTCGACGCTGATGCTCGCCGGCATCCGCGAGATCCTCGTCATCACCACACCGCAGGACCAGGGCGCGTTCCAGCGGCTGCTCGGCGACGGCGGCCATCTCGGTCTTCGCCTGGAGTACGCGGCGCAACCGCGCCCCGAAGGCCTCGCGCAGGCCTTCGTGATCGGCCGGCGCTTCATCGGCGACGGCCCCGTCGCGCTCGCCCTCGGCGACAACGTCTTCTACGGGCACGGGTTGCCCGATTACCTGAGACGCGCCGCCGAACGCACGGCGGGCGCCACGGTCTTCGCCTACTGGGTGCGTGACCCGGAGCGCTACGGCGTCGTCGAGTTCGACGCCTCGGGACACGCGATCGGTCTCGAGGAGAAGCCGGCCAAGCCGCGCTCCTCGTACGCGGTCACCGGCCTCTACTTCTACGACAACCGCGTCGTCGAGATCGCCGCGGACCTCAGACCGTCCGCGCGCGGCGAGCTCGAGATCACCGACGTCAACGCGGCCTATCTGGCCTGGGGCGCGCTGCACGTCGAGAAGCTCGGGCGGGGTATCGCGTGGCTGGACACGGGGACGCACGAGGCGTTGCTCCAGGCGTCCACCTTCATCCAGACGATCGAGGAGCGACAGGGGCTCATGGTCGCCTGTCTGGAGGAGATCGCCTTCCGGCTCGGCTGGATCACCGCCCACGACGTCCTGCGGGTCGCGAAGCCGATGAAGGACAACTCGTACGGCCAGTACCTGTTGCGCCTGGTCGAGACGGACACGTAAGATCACCGGTGATGGAGCTCACCCCGCCCGCCAAGCGCGCCTTCCAGCTCCAGTCCTACGGCGCGTCCGCGTCCATCGATGGCGTCCACGTCGTGGAACTCCGACGCCACCACGACGACGGCGGCTCGATGACGGAACTCGCCCGCCTGACCGACGGGCGGACGGGGGCGCTGCCGGGTTTCGAGGTCCGGCAGGTCAACTACAGCGAGGTCGCCCCGGGCGCGATCAAGGCGTTCCACCTCCACGCGCGCCAGACCGACGTCTGGTACGTGCCGCCGGCGGACCGCATGCTCGTGGTGCTCCTCGACGTGCGCCAGGGTTCCGCCACCGAGGGCGCGCGCGCGCGCCTCGTGTTGGGCGACGGGACCTCGCGCCTGCTGCGCATCCCGCCGGGCGTCGCCCATGGCGTGCGCAATCTCGGCGCCGCGACCGGACGGATCGTCTACTTCACGGACGTCCACTTCTCGCCCGAACCCTCGATGTGCGACGAGGGGCGCCTGCCGTGGGACTTCGCGGGCGCCGAGATCTGGGAACCGGTGCGCGGATAGGCGCGTGAAGCTGCTGGTCACGGGCGGCAGTGGCTTCATCGGCTCCAATTTCGTCCGCCACGTGCTGGCGACGCACCCCGGCGACAGCGTCGTCAACCTCGACAAGCTCACGTATGCGGGCAACCCCGCGAATCTGGCCGACGTCGCGCACGACCCGCGATACGCGTTCGTGCAGGGCGATGTCTGCGACGCCAAGCTCGTGCGCGACGTCGCCCGCGCCGTGGACGCCGTGATCAACTTCGCCGCGGAGAGTCATGTCGATCGCTCGCTGATGGAGCCGGACGCGTTCTTGAAGACCGACGTGTTCGGGGTGTTCACGCTGCTCGAGGCGGTCAAGGATCTCGGCATCCCGCGCTTCGTCCACATCTCCACCGACGAGGTGTACGGCTCCGTCGAGCGCGGGTCGTCGCGGGAGAGCGACCCGTTGCGGCCCTCGAACCCGTACTCGGCGTCGAAGGCGAGCGGCGATCTGCTCGCGCTCGCGTACTGGCAGACGCACCGGATCCCGGTCCTGATCACCCGGTCGTCGAACAACTTCGGGCCTTACCAGTACCCGGAGAAGGTCGTGCCGCTGTTCATCACGAACGCGCTCGAGGACAAGCCGCTGCCGCTCTATGGGGACGGCAAGAACGT is drawn from Candidatus Rokuibacteriota bacterium and contains these coding sequences:
- the rfbA gene encoding glucose-1-phosphate thymidylyltransferase RfbA — encoded protein: MNARKGIILAGGSGSRLYPLTLALSKQLVPIYNKPMIYYPLSTLMLAGIREILVITTPQDQGAFQRLLGDGGHLGLRLEYAAQPRPEGLAQAFVIGRRFIGDGPVALALGDNVFYGHGLPDYLRRAAERTAGATVFAYWVRDPERYGVVEFDASGHAIGLEEKPAKPRSSYAVTGLYFYDNRVVEIAADLRPSARGELEITDVNAAYLAWGALHVEKLGRGIAWLDTGTHEALLQASTFIQTIEERQGLMVACLEEIAFRLGWITAHDVLRVAKPMKDNSYGQYLLRLVETDT
- the rfbB gene encoding dTDP-glucose 4,6-dehydratase — protein: MACAISAPRPDGSSTSRTSTSRPNPRCATRGACRGTSRAPRSGNRCADRRVKLLVTGGSGFIGSNFVRHVLATHPGDSVVNLDKLTYAGNPANLADVAHDPRYAFVQGDVCDAKLVRDVARAVDAVINFAAESHVDRSLMEPDAFLKTDVFGVFTLLEAVKDLGIPRFVHISTDEVYGSVERGSSRESDPLRPSNPYSASKASGDLLALAYWQTHRIPVLITRSSNNFGPYQYPEKVVPLFITNALEDKPLPLYGDGKNVRDWLYVLDNCSAIDLVLRQGKDGEVYNIGGGNEVENVVLTRQILRLAGKPDSLIQPVKDRPGHDRRYSLDSKKVQQLGWKPGHPFAAALQATVAWYREHESWWRPLKSGEFRAYYERQYGHR